The following are from one region of the Deinococcus aerophilus genome:
- a CDS encoding gluconeogenesis factor YvcK family protein has translation MWLAPGIGVKRWLVLFVFCTLVGAVGFLHFTWTGPLHFIATRWILYLNALTSPGVMPLHVTGMLVMGLSLVGAFFSIAMLNRSMLRGTGTAPETAVDVLYERRNLARGPRIVAVGGGTGLSNLLSGLRAHTGHTTAIVAVSDDGGSSGRLRESLDMIAPGDLTDCYAALSDSPVMARLLLHRFKRGDGIEGHTFGNLMLATLSEEEGGLAEAMKDIHEVLRIRGQVFPATTAPATLVARLSDGREIRGESKFAPGVGEARICEVRLDPPGLPALPDVLAAIQGAEQIVLGPGSLFTSIIPSLLVPDIARAIRNSAAPLIYVASLMTEPGETDGLSLEGHVTAITRHLGRTPDCVLVNSAVLPDAVIDHYAQAGAHVLTLEAAGRDLTSSAVVVPLIQPDQARHNPQALAQALMTLAPRRRLQN, from the coding sequence ATGTGGCTGGCGCCCGGCATCGGCGTCAAGCGCTGGCTGGTGCTGTTCGTGTTCTGTACGCTGGTGGGGGCAGTGGGCTTCCTGCACTTCACGTGGACCGGGCCGCTGCACTTCATCGCCACGCGCTGGATTCTTTACCTCAACGCCCTGACCTCGCCGGGGGTGATGCCGCTGCACGTGACCGGCATGCTCGTGATGGGACTGTCGCTGGTCGGGGCGTTTTTCAGCATCGCCATGCTCAACCGCTCCATGCTGCGCGGTACCGGCACGGCCCCCGAGACGGCGGTGGACGTGCTGTACGAGCGCCGCAACTTGGCGCGGGGACCCCGCATCGTGGCGGTGGGCGGCGGCACCGGGCTCTCGAATCTGCTCTCGGGTCTGCGCGCGCACACTGGCCACACCACCGCCATCGTGGCCGTCTCGGACGACGGCGGCTCCAGCGGGCGGCTGCGCGAGTCGCTGGACATGATCGCGCCCGGCGACCTGACCGATTGCTACGCCGCCCTGAGCGACAGCCCGGTGATGGCGCGGCTGCTGCTGCACCGCTTCAAACGCGGCGACGGCATTGAGGGCCACACCTTCGGCAACCTGATGCTCGCGACCCTCAGCGAGGAGGAGGGCGGGCTGGCCGAGGCCATGAAGGACATCCACGAGGTGCTGCGCATTCGCGGACAGGTCTTTCCGGCGACCACCGCGCCCGCCACACTGGTGGCCCGCCTGAGTGATGGCCGCGAGATCCGGGGGGAGAGCAAGTTCGCCCCCGGCGTGGGTGAGGCCCGCATCTGTGAGGTCCGGCTCGACCCCCCGGGCCTGCCGGCCCTGCCCGACGTACTTGCGGCCATCCAAGGGGCCGAACAGATCGTGCTGGGGCCGGGCAGCCTGTTCACCAGCATCATTCCCTCGCTGCTCGTTCCCGATATTGCGCGCGCCATCCGGAACTCGGCCGCCCCGCTGATCTACGTGGCCAGCCTGATGACCGAGCCCGGCGAGACCGACGGCCTGAGTCTGGAGGGACACGTGACGGCCATTACCCGGCACCTGGGCCGCACCCCCGACTGCGTGCTGGTCAACAGCGCGGTCCTGCCCGACGCCGTGATCGACCACTACGCCCAGGCGGGCGCACACGTGCTGACCCTGGAGGCGGCCGGCCGGGACCTGACCAGCAGCGCGGTCGTGGTGCCGCTGATTCAGCCCGATCAGGCCCGCCACAATCCACAGGCGCTCGCCCAGGCCCTGATGACGCTCGCGCCGCGCCGCCGCCTCCAGAACTGA
- a CDS encoding threonine aldolase family protein, whose translation MPSSVIADLRSDTVTTPTPEMREAMARAEVGDDVYGEDPTVNELQAEVARLTGFEAGLFMPSGSMTNQVAIALHTRRGEEVICAEGSHIYEWELGMMAAFSGVVPRFVTAPLGVPDPEDVRLAVRHSVHQSPTGLISLENTHNKAGGTIIPLEVIEQIRAVADAEGLPLHLDGARVFNAAAALDVPLSEITRHFHTVSVCLSKGLGAPVGSVLVGTAGQMKQAHRYRKMLGGGMRQAGVLAAAALVALRDGPARLQADHRRARVLAEALAGAGYRVNLAAVQTNIIYVTLPDAAAHVARWAEHGVLASALGPDSVRFVLHHQVGDDALAGAMDVLLQDRAVAGALK comes from the coding sequence ATGCCCTCTTCCGTCATCGCCGACCTGCGTTCCGATACCGTCACCACGCCCACCCCCGAGATGCGCGAGGCCATGGCCCGTGCGGAGGTGGGCGACGACGTGTACGGCGAGGATCCCACCGTCAACGAGTTGCAGGCCGAAGTCGCCCGCCTGACCGGCTTCGAGGCGGGCCTGTTCATGCCGTCCGGCAGCATGACCAATCAGGTGGCGATTGCCCTGCACACCCGCCGGGGCGAGGAGGTCATTTGCGCCGAGGGTAGCCACATCTACGAGTGGGAGCTGGGCATGATGGCGGCCTTCAGCGGTGTGGTGCCGCGCTTCGTGACCGCGCCGCTGGGAGTGCCCGATCCCGAAGACGTGCGTCTGGCGGTGCGTCACAGCGTCCACCAGTCGCCCACCGGCTTGATCAGCCTGGAGAACACCCACAACAAGGCGGGCGGCACCATTATTCCGCTGGAAGTCATTGAGCAGATTCGCGCAGTGGCCGATGCCGAGGGCCTGCCCCTGCATCTGGACGGCGCACGGGTCTTCAATGCAGCGGCGGCGCTGGACGTGCCCCTCTCCGAGATCACGCGGCACTTTCATACCGTCAGCGTGTGCCTGAGCAAGGGCCTGGGTGCTCCAGTGGGCAGCGTTCTGGTGGGTACGGCGGGGCAGATGAAGCAGGCCCACCGCTACCGCAAGATGCTGGGCGGCGGCATGCGGCAGGCCGGGGTGCTCGCTGCCGCCGCCCTGGTCGCTCTGCGGGATGGTCCTGCCCGGCTGCAGGCCGATCACCGCCGCGCCCGCGTGCTGGCCGAGGCGCTGGCCGGGGCTGGATACCGCGTCAATCTGGCAGCCGTGCAGACCAACATCATCTACGTCACGCTGCCCGACGCCGCCGCGCACGTCGCGCGCTGGGCCGAACACGGCGTGCTGGCGAGCGCGCTGGGGCCGGATTCGGTGCGCTTTGTACTGCACCATCAGGTCGGGGATGACGCGCTGGCCGGAGCCATGGACGTGCTGCTGCAGGACCGGGCCGTGGCGGGCGCCCTGAAATAG
- the rapZ gene encoding RNase adapter RapZ → MPFIVVSGLSGSGKSTVLRTLEDAGFFITDNLPPELWGAMHDLATARGLGRVAISTDARTRDFLGALESSYERLSRRREDLRVLFLEATAEVLLQRYNLTRREHPLGDTLMVDFARERTLLSPLRAIADTVIDTTELSAAQLSERVLRLYRLEHDFNLRLLSFGFKHSPPRDVDMVVDVRSLPNPYYDPALRPKTGLEADVAGYVFQDPSSEEFYAELRDFVRSAAERARSSGRHGYTVGIGCTGGQHRSVAVATRLAGDLRDLNVDVTDHRDMKTAEAG, encoded by the coding sequence ATGCCGTTCATCGTGGTTTCCGGTCTTTCGGGCAGTGGCAAGAGTACGGTGCTGCGCACCCTGGAGGACGCTGGATTTTTTATCACCGACAACCTGCCGCCCGAACTGTGGGGAGCCATGCACGATCTGGCGACTGCGCGGGGGCTGGGACGGGTTGCCATCAGCACCGACGCGCGTACCCGCGATTTCCTGGGAGCGCTGGAGTCGAGTTACGAGCGGCTGTCGCGGCGGCGCGAGGACCTGCGGGTGCTGTTTCTGGAAGCGACGGCGGAGGTGCTGCTGCAGCGCTACAACCTGACCCGCCGCGAACACCCGCTGGGCGACACCCTGATGGTTGATTTCGCCCGCGAGCGCACGCTGCTCTCGCCGCTGCGTGCCATCGCCGATACCGTGATCGATACCACCGAGCTGTCGGCCGCGCAGCTGTCCGAGCGGGTGCTGCGGCTGTACCGGCTGGAGCACGATTTCAATCTGCGCCTGCTGTCGTTCGGCTTCAAGCACTCGCCGCCGCGAGACGTGGACATGGTGGTGGACGTGCGCTCCTTGCCCAATCCGTACTACGACCCCGCGCTGCGACCAAAGACCGGCCTGGAGGCGGACGTGGCCGGGTACGTGTTTCAGGATCCGTCCTCGGAGGAGTTTTACGCCGAGCTGCGGGATTTTGTACGCAGCGCCGCCGAGCGGGCGCGGAGCAGCGGGCGCCACGGGTACACGGTGGGCATCGGCTGCACCGGCGGGCAGCACCGCAGCGTGGCGGTGGCCACGCGGCTGGCCGGTGACCTGCGCGACCTGAACGTGGACGTGACCGACCACCGCGACATGAAGACCGCCGAGGCCGGCTGA
- a CDS encoding CPBP family intramembrane glutamic endopeptidase → MTAPKTDTSAPHPRPDEAQPPTGRAGIRAVSGNRAALTLLIVQNVVSAVLVGLRIPLGLALLGSFGVVVAVAFVFFRPTLRALGHDVRWRTPPSWGLALAAFALAFLASRAFVLAYVTLVPGAVDSVPQFLSRGPDLWALLLAAGLLIPFAEEVAFRGLLMRGHERAAGFTVAALTSTFAFSVAHGVPASIAGILPLAYVLARVVQHSGSLWNGVIVHALNNTLAVALGSALAGRSLGDPAQATELLGNPALKWPLALGALLFGGVVMVVLQLWLTPRPDPQERGAPGPWLSLAYVVIVLFGLVAVALTFPQVGLWMTDLRRALF, encoded by the coding sequence ATGACCGCCCCGAAGACGGACACCTCCGCCCCGCACCCCCGGCCCGACGAGGCGCAGCCCCCCACTGGCCGGGCGGGCATCCGTGCGGTGAGTGGCAACCGGGCGGCACTGACCCTGCTGATCGTTCAGAACGTGGTTTCTGCCGTGCTGGTCGGATTGCGGATACCGCTGGGCCTGGCGCTGCTGGGTTCGTTCGGAGTGGTGGTGGCCGTCGCCTTCGTGTTTTTCCGGCCTACCCTGCGGGCGCTGGGCCATGATGTGCGCTGGCGCACGCCGCCGTCCTGGGGGCTGGCGCTGGCAGCCTTCGCGCTCGCCTTCCTGGCGTCGCGGGCCTTCGTGCTCGCCTACGTCACGCTGGTTCCGGGAGCCGTGGACTCGGTGCCGCAGTTCCTGAGCCGGGGCCCGGATCTGTGGGCGCTGCTGCTGGCGGCGGGCCTGCTGATTCCCTTTGCCGAGGAAGTGGCTTTCCGGGGCCTGCTGATGCGCGGCCACGAGCGGGCGGCCGGGTTCACGGTGGCGGCGCTGACCTCCACCTTCGCGTTTTCGGTGGCGCACGGGGTTCCGGCGAGCATCGCGGGCATTCTGCCGCTGGCCTACGTGCTTGCCCGGGTGGTGCAGCACAGCGGCAGCCTGTGGAACGGAGTGATCGTCCACGCGCTGAACAACACCCTGGCGGTCGCGCTGGGCAGTGCGCTGGCCGGGCGCAGCCTGGGCGACCCGGCGCAGGCCACCGAACTGCTGGGCAATCCGGCCCTGAAGTGGCCGTTGGCGCTGGGTGCGCTGCTGTTCGGCGGGGTCGTGATGGTCGTGCTGCAGTTGTGGCTGACCCCCCGGCCCGATCCGCAGGAGCGCGGCGCCCCGGGCCCCTGGCTCAGCCTCGCCTACGTGGTGATCGTGCTGTTCGGGTTGGTGGCGGTCGCCCTGACCTTTCCGCAGGTGGGCCTGTGGATGACCGACCTGCGGCGTGCGCTGTTCTGA
- the metG gene encoding methionine--tRNA ligase produces MSDHNEQEFIITTAIDYANGEPHIGHVYEKILGDAIARYQRLAGRNVTFVMGTDEHGEKISKAAAKAGVTPQELVDDLSDRAFRGLWDRLEISYDAFIRTTEARHKKFVQGVLQKVYDTGDIYFAEYEGLYSVGAERYVTEKELVEGPDGVRRYPGDRDAPELRREANYFFRMEKYQDWLLEHLKANPGLIQPAGYRNEVLEMLSEPIGPLSISRPKSRVPWGIELPWDADHVTYVWFDALLSYLTPFVAGGRGAETVSGLAWHVIGKDILKPHAVFWPTMLKAAGLPVYRRLVVHSHILAEDGRKMGKSLGNAIDPQQLVSDFPVDAIRYTLLREASLGADSPYGEGILVSRLNSDLANDLGNLLSRTVSMIQKYRGGVLPAAHEPSERERAIEAAALALPGQILALVDDLKINMAIEAAMNFVRDLNRYIAESAPWNLAKSEDTARRLDTVLYTAAEGLRVASVCLEAVIPGKARELRAQLGLAGQTYALTGAWGLIPAGTRVPGGAILFPKPEPVKPAQETPSKPEKPARTRPTQEAAAVTQSAEHPSAEPQSSGHPAPSPSATPAETAPLISIDDFARIDLRVAEVIACEAVAKADKLLKLTVKLGEETRTVVSGIRKWYEPEALVGRKVILVANLKPAKLRGIESQGMILAAEDDAGNLDLVGLSLDLPSGTKVR; encoded by the coding sequence ATGAGCGACCACAACGAGCAGGAATTCATTATCACCACCGCCATCGACTACGCCAACGGCGAGCCGCACATCGGGCACGTCTACGAGAAGATTCTGGGCGACGCCATCGCCCGCTACCAGCGCCTAGCCGGCCGGAACGTGACCTTCGTGATGGGCACCGACGAACACGGCGAGAAGATCAGCAAGGCCGCCGCCAAGGCCGGAGTGACGCCGCAGGAACTGGTGGACGACCTCAGCGACCGCGCCTTCCGGGGGCTGTGGGACCGACTGGAAATCAGCTACGACGCCTTTATCCGCACCACGGAGGCCCGGCACAAGAAGTTTGTGCAGGGCGTGCTGCAGAAGGTCTATGACACCGGGGACATCTACTTTGCCGAGTACGAGGGCCTGTACTCGGTGGGCGCCGAACGCTACGTCACCGAGAAGGAACTGGTGGAGGGCCCCGACGGCGTGCGCCGCTACCCCGGTGACCGAGACGCCCCGGAGCTGAGGCGCGAGGCCAACTACTTTTTCCGCATGGAGAAGTATCAGGACTGGCTGCTGGAGCATCTCAAGGCCAATCCGGGGCTGATTCAGCCCGCCGGCTACCGCAACGAGGTGCTGGAGATGCTCAGTGAACCCATCGGGCCCCTGAGCATCAGCCGCCCGAAAAGCCGGGTGCCATGGGGCATCGAGCTGCCGTGGGACGCCGATCACGTGACCTACGTGTGGTTCGACGCGCTGCTCAGCTACCTCACCCCCTTCGTGGCGGGCGGGCGCGGCGCCGAGACGGTGAGCGGGCTGGCGTGGCATGTCATCGGCAAGGACATCCTCAAACCGCACGCGGTCTTCTGGCCGACCATGCTCAAGGCGGCCGGGCTTCCGGTGTACCGCCGCCTGGTGGTCCACAGCCACATCCTGGCCGAGGACGGACGCAAGATGGGCAAGTCGCTGGGCAACGCGATTGACCCGCAACAGCTGGTCAGCGACTTTCCCGTGGACGCCATCCGCTACACCCTGCTGCGCGAGGCGTCACTGGGCGCCGACAGTCCCTACGGCGAGGGCATTCTGGTCAGCCGCCTCAACAGTGACCTCGCCAACGACCTAGGCAACCTGCTGTCGCGCACGGTCAGCATGATTCAGAAGTACAGAGGCGGCGTGCTGCCCGCCGCACACGAACCGTCCGAGCGCGAACGCGCCATCGAGGCGGCGGCGCTGGCCCTGCCCGGGCAGATTCTGGCGCTGGTGGACGATCTGAAGATCAACATGGCCATCGAGGCCGCCATGAACTTCGTGCGCGACCTGAACCGCTACATCGCCGAGAGTGCGCCGTGGAACCTCGCGAAGTCCGAGGACACCGCCCGCCGGCTGGACACCGTGCTGTACACCGCCGCCGAGGGCCTGCGCGTTGCCTCGGTGTGCCTGGAGGCCGTGATTCCCGGCAAGGCCCGCGAACTGCGTGCCCAGCTGGGCCTCGCGGGACAGACCTACGCCCTGACCGGCGCCTGGGGATTGATTCCCGCCGGTACACGGGTGCCCGGCGGAGCGATCCTGTTCCCGAAACCCGAACCGGTCAAGCCGGCACAGGAGACGCCGTCCAAACCCGAGAAACCCGCCCGAACCCGTCCCACCCAGGAGGCCGCCGCCGTGACCCAGAGCGCCGAACACCCATCCGCAGAACCGCAGTCCTCCGGACATCCCGCTCCCTCTCCCAGCGCCACCCCCGCCGAAACTGCGCCGCTGATCTCCATTGACGACTTTGCCCGCATTGACCTGCGCGTGGCGGAAGTGATCGCCTGCGAGGCGGTGGCCAAGGCCGACAAACTGCTCAAGCTGACCGTGAAACTGGGCGAGGAAACGCGCACGGTGGTCAGCGGCATCCGCAAGTGGTACGAGCCCGAGGCGCTGGTGGGCCGCAAGGTGATTCTGGTCGCCAACCTCAAGCCTGCCAAGCTGCGCGGCATCGAGTCGCAGGGCATGATCCTGGCCGCCGAGGACGACGCCGGCAACCTGGATCTGGTGGGGCTGAGTCTGGACCTGCCCAGCGGAACCAAGGTGCGCTGA